One genomic region from Marmota flaviventris isolate mMarFla1 chromosome 6, mMarFla1.hap1, whole genome shotgun sequence encodes:
- the LOC114102663 gene encoding N-acetyllactosaminide beta-1,6-N-acetylglucosaminyl-transferase isoform X7, whose product MGSWKYCLFSVSLITALVFVCVYNNKLWENTHFLKAAPINNSMLAEVCLQMLKEEVFYPVETVLKTTFRESTCYEYRVQSHYITETLSQEEADFPLAFTLTIHKDFDTFERLFRAIYMPQNVYCVHVDQKATVAFKDAVKQLLSCFPNAFLASKIEPVVYGGISRLQADINCMKDLVASAVPWKYVLNTCGQDFPLKTNKEIIQYLKGFIGKNLTPGVLPPAHAIGRTKYVHQELLNSKNSYVHKTGKLKSPPPHNMTIYFGTAYVALTREFANFVLQDQQALDLLSWSRDTYSPDEHFWVTLNRIPALIDDSPFSPVLHSNCCQ is encoded by the exons ATGGGCTCTTGGAAGTACTGTCTTTTTAGTGTGTCTCTTATCACTGCCTTGGTTTTTGTATGTGTTTACAACAATAAGTTATGGGAGAACACGCACTTTCTGAAGGCTGCCCCCATCAACAACTCGATGCTGGCTGAAGTCTGTCTCCAGATGTTGAAGGAGGAGGTGTTCTACCCAGTAGAGACTGTATTGAAAACTACCTTCCGTGAATCTACCTGCTACGAGTACAGAGTTCAGAGTCATTATATAACAGAAACACTCTCTCAGGAAGAAGCTGACTTCCCTCTGGCGTTCACCCTGACCATCCACAAAGACTTTGACACTTTTGAGAGGCTCTTCAGGGCCATTTACATGCCCCAAAACGTCTACTGTGTGCACGTGGACCAGAAGGCAACAGTTGCATTTAAGGATGCGGTGAAACAATTACTGAGCTGCTTCCCAAATGCTTTTCTGGCTTCTAAGATAGAACCTGTGGTCTATGGTGGGATTTCCAGGCTCCAGGCGGATATCAACTGCATGAAGGACCTGGTGGCCTCTGCCGTGCCCTGGAAGTATGTCCTCAACACCTGTGGGCAAGATTTTCCCCTGAAAACCAACAAGGAAATAATTCAGTATCTGAAAGGATTTATAGGGAAGAACCTTACCCCAGGGGTGCTGCCGCCAGCTCACGCAATTGGACGGACTAAGTATGTCCACCAAGAATTATTGAACAGCAAAAACTCCTACGTGCACAAAACAGGGAAATTAAAATCTCCTCCTCCTCACAATATGACCATCTACTTTGGCACTGCCTATGTGGCCCTCACAAGGGAATTTGCTAACTTTGTTCTCCAAGACCAGCAAGCACTGGACTTGCTCTCCTGGTCCAGGGACACCTACAGTCCTGATGAACATTTCTGGGTGACTCTCAATAGGATTCCTG CTTTGATCGACGACTCTCCATTCTCTCCTGTACTCCATTCTAACTGCTGTCAgtga